From the Chloroflexus aurantiacus J-10-fl genome, one window contains:
- a CDS encoding GH36-type glycosyl hydrolase domain-containing protein, whose translation MEHLFASTYGYFRADGREYVITTPFTPRPWGNVISNGDYAMMVSQTGSGYSWRNNAGQNRITRSFQDLIQDNWGKYLYLRDLDSGQYWAATYKPTCHQYDHYQVRHGLGYSSFEQIVQGIHSILTVFVAPDDPVEIFQLTLTNQSDRQRRLDITSYVEWLLGFAPDEHREFHKLFIETTPEPEFHALLARKYLWGFADELGRHNNIDWPYVAFMAVSEPLKSFDGDKESFIGLYSSLEHPQAMQQPTLAGRSGRFGDAIAALQVEITLAPGERRTVVFTLGAALQGSEDPLALIQRYTSVTASDQTLQAVHAFWSRLVDAEHVETPDPALNLMTNYWLKYQAISGRLWGKSAFYQVSAGYGFRDQLQDCQIFLVCDPALAKRQILLHAAQQFVEGDVLHWWFSIRGGGPRTNCSDDLLWLPFVVDSYLQETGDVAILDEMVPYLNGPAEPLYLHCKRAIERAFSRFSPRGIPLMGDHDWNDGLNAVGTQLRGESFWVAEFLYTILERWIPLAQQRSDEAFAERCTAVRTTLRWAMNRYGWDGEWFLQATTDAGLPLGSQQNEEGRIFLMPNIWAVISGITDQQRAWQAMQAVSRYLLCDYGTLLNYPAFTRPRSDIGYVTRYAPGLRENGGVYTHAATWSVWAYALLGDVDHAYEAYRRICPPNRSADIERYKAEPYVTPGNIDGPQSPYFGRGGWTWYTGSAQWLHRVATHWILGIRPQIEGLLIDPLIPATWERFTVRRTFRGAIYEIEVLNPNHVNRGVISLEVDGQPLAGTVIPAFNDGQTHSVRVVLG comes from the coding sequence ATGGAACACCTGTTTGCCAGCACCTATGGCTACTTTCGAGCCGATGGACGGGAATACGTGATCACGACTCCCTTCACCCCCCGCCCCTGGGGGAACGTGATCAGTAATGGCGACTACGCGATGATGGTGTCGCAAACCGGATCGGGTTATAGCTGGCGCAACAATGCCGGTCAAAACCGGATTACCCGTTCATTTCAAGACCTGATTCAGGACAACTGGGGAAAATATCTGTACCTGCGCGATCTCGACAGCGGGCAGTATTGGGCGGCCACGTACAAACCAACCTGTCATCAGTACGATCACTATCAGGTCAGGCACGGCCTGGGCTATTCATCGTTTGAACAGATCGTACAAGGCATTCACAGCATCCTGACCGTCTTTGTCGCCCCAGATGATCCGGTCGAAATCTTTCAGCTTACCCTCACCAATCAGAGTGATCGTCAGCGGCGTCTTGACATTACCTCATACGTCGAATGGCTGCTGGGTTTTGCCCCTGATGAACACCGTGAGTTTCACAAATTATTTATTGAGACGACGCCTGAGCCGGAGTTTCATGCGTTGCTGGCGCGCAAATATCTGTGGGGGTTTGCCGATGAACTGGGGCGCCACAATAATATTGACTGGCCCTATGTAGCATTTATGGCCGTCAGTGAACCGCTGAAGAGCTTCGATGGCGATAAAGAGTCGTTTATCGGTCTGTATTCCAGTCTTGAACACCCCCAGGCAATGCAGCAACCAACGCTAGCTGGGCGTAGTGGTCGCTTCGGCGATGCGATTGCCGCTCTTCAGGTTGAAATCACGCTAGCACCGGGCGAACGTCGCACAGTGGTCTTTACGCTGGGGGCTGCACTGCAGGGAAGTGAAGACCCTCTCGCGCTCATTCAACGCTATACGTCAGTTACTGCAAGTGATCAGACGTTACAGGCCGTGCATGCTTTTTGGTCGCGACTGGTTGATGCCGAGCACGTTGAGACACCTGATCCGGCCCTCAATCTGATGACCAATTACTGGCTGAAGTACCAGGCGATCTCTGGGCGATTGTGGGGAAAATCGGCCTTTTACCAGGTTTCAGCCGGCTACGGGTTCCGTGATCAACTACAAGACTGCCAGATATTTCTGGTCTGCGATCCGGCATTAGCCAAACGACAAATCCTCCTGCACGCTGCCCAGCAATTTGTCGAAGGCGATGTGTTGCACTGGTGGTTCTCGATTCGCGGTGGTGGACCACGCACCAATTGTTCAGACGATCTACTCTGGCTACCTTTTGTGGTTGACAGCTACCTGCAAGAGACCGGTGATGTCGCTATTCTCGACGAAATGGTACCGTATTTGAACGGCCCGGCGGAGCCGCTCTACCTGCACTGCAAACGAGCGATTGAACGCGCGTTCAGTCGTTTCTCGCCACGAGGGATTCCGCTGATGGGTGATCACGACTGGAACGATGGCCTCAACGCAGTCGGCACCCAGTTGCGCGGCGAGAGTTTCTGGGTGGCCGAATTTCTCTACACTATTCTCGAACGCTGGATTCCACTGGCGCAACAACGGTCAGATGAAGCATTTGCCGAACGCTGCACTGCCGTGCGCACCACCTTACGGTGGGCAATGAATCGCTATGGCTGGGATGGAGAGTGGTTTTTGCAAGCCACCACCGATGCCGGCCTGCCACTAGGCTCACAGCAAAATGAAGAGGGGCGCATCTTCTTGATGCCCAATATCTGGGCCGTTATCAGTGGCATCACCGATCAGCAACGGGCATGGCAGGCAATGCAGGCAGTGAGTCGTTACCTGCTGTGCGACTACGGAACCCTGCTCAATTATCCTGCCTTTACGCGCCCCCGTTCCGACATCGGTTATGTAACCCGTTATGCGCCAGGATTACGTGAAAACGGTGGGGTCTATACCCACGCCGCTACCTGGTCGGTATGGGCATATGCCCTGCTTGGTGATGTCGACCATGCCTACGAAGCGTACCGTCGCATTTGTCCACCCAATCGCAGTGCCGACATTGAACGCTACAAAGCCGAACCCTACGTGACGCCGGGCAATATTGATGGGCCGCAATCTCCATACTTTGGTCGTGGTGGATGGACGTGGTATACCGGTTCAGCGCAGTGGCTCCACCGCGTTGCAACACACTGGATTTTGGGCATCCGGCCCCAGATCGAGGGGTTACTGATCGATCCACTCATCCCGGCCACCTGGGAACGCTTTACCGTGCGGCGAACGTTTCGCGGTGCAATCTACGAGATCGAGGTACTCAATCCAAACCACGTCAATCGTGGGGTCATTTCACTCGAAGTTGATGGTCAACCACTCGCCGGAACGGTCATCCCGGCATTCAATGATGGGCAAACGCATTCCGTGCGGGTGGTGTTGGGCTAA
- a CDS encoding ABC transporter substrate-binding protein, producing MKAFAKGGIVLVLVLMLSGLAGCTSAPTAPAEQPTQAPTTAAQAPTAAPTTAPATEPSPVTTDRQPVTLRYANWNLGTEEENNIQRRLVKAYMELNPHVTIEFVDMSGGGWDDMLNTYAARGELPDVFMANNMPLYVKNGWLADLTSLVENDPDWPLIPEVLRSGVTYNGRVMGLPAAQFIMGYFVNRDLYEAANLDAPEYGFSVEEFNTAVTSLHNPARGILGLDEMEFVMGWYPHVLDNNLQWFSFDGVHMNYNSAAFKETVAKVAELKPYTWQGLTDEQKPNFKSAGPWELFLNQEVGMRWEGGWAIPQIAQNATFDWDFVGIPGGNQAIVMDIIVVSKTAPNLEEAYQFARWMTFSRAAYAKEVELAREMGSVPSKMPVAVDDESIQLYRQFFDKPGINAALANLDNSLVESLAKIVPGYIQARWEGKPGIDIGEDKDVNMWFMFFRAADGIYKYEDYAAQLETFANNLLDSARAEVESALK from the coding sequence ATGAAAGCATTTGCCAAAGGGGGAATCGTGCTGGTGCTGGTCTTGATGTTGAGTGGACTGGCCGGCTGTACATCAGCTCCGACAGCACCAGCCGAACAGCCGACGCAGGCACCAACCACCGCTGCCCAAGCACCGACCGCAGCACCAACAACAGCACCTGCGACCGAACCGTCACCGGTTACCACTGACAGACAACCCGTTACCCTGCGTTACGCCAACTGGAACCTTGGCACCGAAGAAGAGAACAACATTCAGCGTCGCCTGGTTAAGGCGTATATGGAACTCAACCCCCACGTGACCATCGAGTTTGTCGATATGTCCGGCGGTGGTTGGGATGATATGCTCAACACCTATGCGGCTCGCGGTGAATTGCCCGATGTCTTCATGGCGAACAATATGCCGCTCTACGTGAAAAACGGCTGGCTGGCCGATCTCACATCACTGGTAGAAAACGATCCCGATTGGCCATTGATCCCTGAAGTATTACGTTCGGGCGTGACCTACAATGGCCGCGTCATGGGATTACCAGCCGCGCAGTTTATCATGGGCTATTTTGTGAATCGCGATCTCTACGAAGCGGCCAACCTCGATGCACCTGAATACGGCTTTAGCGTCGAGGAGTTCAACACCGCCGTCACCAGCCTGCACAACCCGGCCCGTGGTATCCTGGGGCTTGACGAGATGGAATTTGTGATGGGCTGGTACCCCCATGTGCTCGACAACAATTTGCAATGGTTTAGCTTCGATGGGGTCCACATGAACTACAATTCGGCTGCCTTCAAGGAGACCGTAGCCAAAGTTGCAGAGTTGAAACCCTATACCTGGCAGGGTCTCACCGACGAGCAAAAGCCGAATTTCAAGTCAGCCGGCCCATGGGAGCTGTTCCTGAACCAGGAAGTAGGCATGCGCTGGGAAGGCGGATGGGCTATTCCGCAGATTGCACAAAACGCCACCTTCGATTGGGATTTCGTCGGCATCCCTGGTGGTAATCAGGCCATCGTTATGGATATTATCGTGGTCTCCAAGACGGCGCCGAACCTGGAAGAAGCCTACCAGTTTGCCCGTTGGATGACCTTCTCGCGCGCTGCCTACGCCAAAGAGGTTGAGCTGGCCCGCGAGATGGGCAGTGTGCCGAGCAAGATGCCGGTCGCGGTGGACGACGAATCTATCCAGTTGTATCGCCAGTTCTTCGACAAACCGGGTATCAATGCGGCCCTTGCCAACCTGGACAACAGCCTGGTAGAGTCGCTGGCCAAGATCGTACCGGGCTATATCCAGGCCCGCTGGGAGGGTAAGCCGGGGATCGACATCGGTGAAGACAAGGATGTGAACATGTGGTTCATGTTCTTCCGCGCTGCCGATGGTATCTACAAATACGAAGATTACGCAGCCCAACTGGAAACCTTTGCCAACAACCTGCTCGACTCGGCACGGGCTGAGGTTGAATCGGCATTGAAGTAG
- a CDS encoding extracellular solute-binding protein produces the protein MLRTIQIILVVGLIGSLNPALVWADSGLRAPIEVRASTFGYPTGTHPLAAHYPKPSVALQNGDQISFTVDIPQAGEYTLAIDAVVPEEVMFLPPEALVQIDGHAEHWRLIFPLFYQDTVDTFPVDRYGNETLIPQARLTRWSQVFLRDVSFSQPYPTVISLPAGQQRFRLSIHEAPVVIGSIYLIPATRYPGYVEYQRERQAAATTGVLIELEAEKPSYKNDTAIRPISRQNLEVTPYDPYRSRLNVIGGESWDQSGTTVYYEFTVPQDGWYNITLRAIQDYKNNFTVYRRILIDDRVLFAELNAVPFNYDPVWRNYTLGGETPYQIYLTRGSHVLGIEATTAPYHDSIQRVRVGLRAIADIAFEIKRLTGNQIDIYKEWEIADYIPDIRERLLTLADQLRADQQTLLAVNQTPASPEVLAYQMAIDNLMILAQDPNRIPVRMSRLSEGAGSAAQLLGSILPSLQSQPLAIDKIYIHSPDIIPPEPTISVSAIAFDWMQRFIASFRSDPYQSIGAAPDELEVWVNRPQQYVNLLQQLTDKYFTPQTGIKVKFSIMPNESKLVLACAAGTQPDIALGVSTNIPYELAIRNALYDLRQFPDFDRFIRIYAPGSLLSYIIDQSVYAIPETQDFWVTYYRKDVLERLGLPVPQTWDEVLEILPELQRYGMNYNTALSSGSGLKGYLVTAPYLLNHGASLYTQEGLSGLGTDEAIRAIRFMAESFTIYGMPLTTSSFYESFRSGELPIGISNFETYLKLLTAAPEIDGLWDIALYPATVLPDGRQLRYATGSAQAAMMFANTDKATEGWTFLKWWMSTETQVMFQQELIMNYGLEYLWNPANLEAFRFTPIPSAHRDIILQQWQWLQEPVKLPGSYMQERELSNVWNRIVFDGANPRAAIDNAVTVINREIVRKMTEFGYIRNGERVRTFTIPTIDLVKEWMDNAQ, from the coding sequence ATGCTGCGAACAATCCAGATCATACTGGTGGTTGGACTTATCGGGTCACTGAACCCGGCGCTAGTTTGGGCCGATAGCGGACTGCGAGCACCCATCGAGGTGCGTGCCAGCACTTTCGGGTATCCAACGGGCACACATCCGCTCGCCGCACACTATCCGAAGCCCAGTGTTGCCTTGCAAAACGGTGATCAGATATCGTTCACCGTTGATATACCCCAGGCCGGGGAATATACGCTGGCAATCGACGCGGTGGTGCCTGAAGAGGTTATGTTCCTGCCACCAGAAGCCCTCGTCCAGATTGATGGGCACGCTGAACACTGGCGCCTGATCTTCCCGCTCTTTTACCAGGATACCGTCGATACATTTCCGGTTGATCGTTACGGTAACGAAACGCTAATCCCACAAGCCCGATTGACGCGCTGGAGTCAGGTTTTCCTGCGCGATGTCAGTTTCAGCCAACCGTACCCGACCGTTATCTCGCTACCGGCAGGCCAACAACGGTTTCGGTTATCGATCCACGAAGCACCGGTGGTTATTGGCAGTATCTACCTGATTCCGGCTACTCGTTACCCAGGCTACGTTGAATATCAGCGCGAACGACAGGCAGCGGCTACCACAGGCGTACTCATCGAACTTGAGGCAGAAAAACCGAGCTACAAAAATGACACCGCTATCCGTCCGATCAGCCGGCAAAACCTGGAGGTAACACCCTATGATCCGTACCGCTCCCGATTAAATGTGATTGGGGGTGAGAGCTGGGATCAGAGTGGCACAACCGTCTATTATGAGTTTACCGTCCCTCAAGATGGCTGGTACAACATTACCTTACGTGCGATCCAGGATTATAAGAACAACTTTACCGTTTATCGCCGCATCCTCATCGATGATCGCGTGCTGTTTGCAGAACTAAACGCGGTGCCCTTCAATTACGATCCGGTCTGGCGCAACTACACGCTCGGTGGTGAAACACCCTACCAGATTTATCTCACACGTGGCAGCCATGTACTTGGGATCGAAGCGACAACTGCCCCATACCACGACTCGATTCAGCGGGTGCGGGTCGGGTTAAGAGCCATCGCCGATATTGCCTTTGAAATCAAACGGCTCACCGGCAACCAGATCGACATCTACAAAGAGTGGGAGATTGCTGACTACATCCCTGATATTCGCGAACGATTGCTTACGCTGGCCGATCAATTGCGTGCCGACCAGCAAACCCTGCTGGCCGTCAATCAGACGCCGGCTTCACCGGAAGTGCTTGCCTATCAGATGGCAATCGACAATCTCATGATCCTTGCCCAAGACCCCAACCGGATTCCGGTACGCATGAGCCGTCTCTCGGAAGGGGCCGGTTCGGCAGCCCAACTACTGGGCAGCATTCTGCCCTCATTGCAGAGCCAGCCATTGGCGATTGACAAAATCTACATCCATTCGCCTGACATAATTCCGCCCGAACCCACAATTTCGGTTAGCGCTATCGCTTTTGACTGGATGCAACGTTTTATTGCCTCTTTCCGCAGCGATCCCTATCAGAGCATCGGTGCTGCACCTGATGAACTAGAGGTTTGGGTCAATCGTCCACAACAATACGTCAACCTGCTTCAGCAACTCACCGACAAGTACTTTACTCCGCAGACCGGCATCAAGGTGAAATTCTCGATCATGCCAAACGAGTCAAAACTCGTGCTGGCCTGTGCCGCCGGTACCCAACCCGACATCGCCCTCGGTGTCAGCACCAATATTCCCTACGAGCTGGCAATCCGCAATGCCCTGTACGATCTGCGCCAGTTTCCCGATTTTGATCGCTTCATCCGCATCTACGCGCCCGGTTCATTGCTCAGCTACATCATCGATCAGTCGGTCTACGCCATCCCGGAAACGCAGGATTTCTGGGTAACGTATTACCGCAAAGATGTGCTCGAACGTCTTGGGTTGCCGGTACCGCAAACGTGGGATGAGGTACTTGAGATTCTGCCCGAATTGCAGCGGTATGGGATGAACTACAACACTGCCCTGTCGAGCGGTAGCGGTTTGAAGGGGTATCTGGTGACTGCCCCCTATCTTTTGAACCACGGAGCCTCGCTCTACACCCAGGAAGGATTGTCAGGACTGGGAACCGATGAAGCGATCCGGGCTATTCGCTTCATGGCCGAGAGCTTTACGATCTACGGCATGCCGCTGACAACATCCAGCTTCTACGAGAGTTTTCGGTCTGGCGAATTACCAATTGGTATCTCCAATTTTGAAACCTACCTCAAACTACTCACCGCTGCACCTGAAATTGATGGCCTGTGGGATATTGCGCTGTATCCGGCAACTGTGTTGCCGGATGGCCGTCAGCTTCGCTACGCCACCGGATCGGCTCAGGCAGCCATGATGTTTGCCAACACCGATAAAGCGACAGAGGGTTGGACATTTCTCAAATGGTGGATGTCCACCGAAACGCAGGTCATGTTCCAGCAAGAACTCATCATGAACTACGGGCTTGAATACCTGTGGAATCCGGCAAACCTGGAAGCCTTCCGCTTCACGCCAATTCCCTCTGCCCATCGCGACATCATCTTGCAGCAGTGGCAATGGCTCCAGGAACCGGTAAAGTTACCGGGCAGTTATATGCAAGAGCGAGAGTTGAGCAACGTCTGGAATCGAATTGTCTTCGACGGTGCCAATCCACGAGCAGCGATTGATAATGCAGTAACTGTCATTAATCGCGAAATTGTGCGCAAAATGACCGAGTTCGGCTACATTCGCAATGGCGAACGGGTGCGCACCTTCACTATTCCAACCATCGATCTGGTAAAGGAGTGGATGGACAATGCGCAATGA
- a CDS encoding carbohydrate ABC transporter permease, with amino-acid sequence MRNDRQTTWSRWWYREASAYGFVAPYALLFAIFIAIPVLAAFLLSFTFFDSIQPPQFNGLLNYIVLLTQDDIFMKYVLPNTIQFAVLVGPGGYVLAFLLAWMLAQLPRIPRTIFALILYSPSMTAGVAMSVVWQTLFSGDQNGYLNSFLLSLNLIQAPIQWLQSPQYLMTIMIIVTLWSSMGVGFLAMLAGLLDINPELYEAGALDGISNRWQEIFYITIPSMKPQMLFGAVMAIVGTFQAGAIGVALSGSNPTPQYAGQLIVNHIEDYGFLRYEMGYAAAVSVVLLLMVLLFNRLANKLFRED; translated from the coding sequence ATGCGCAATGACCGGCAGACAACATGGAGCCGCTGGTGGTACAGGGAAGCCAGCGCCTACGGCTTCGTCGCACCGTATGCGTTGCTCTTCGCCATCTTTATCGCCATTCCGGTTCTGGCGGCGTTTCTGCTGTCGTTTACCTTCTTCGATTCGATTCAACCACCGCAATTTAACGGCTTGCTGAATTATATTGTGCTGTTAACTCAGGACGACATCTTTATGAAGTATGTCCTGCCCAATACGATTCAGTTTGCCGTCCTGGTCGGTCCAGGTGGGTACGTGCTGGCATTTTTACTGGCATGGATGCTGGCCCAATTGCCACGCATCCCGCGCACCATCTTTGCGCTCATCCTCTATTCGCCATCAATGACGGCCGGCGTCGCAATGTCGGTCGTCTGGCAAACGCTGTTTAGCGGCGACCAGAATGGGTATCTCAACAGTTTCTTGCTTAGCCTGAACCTGATCCAGGCACCGATACAATGGCTCCAATCACCGCAATACCTGATGACGATCATGATCATCGTTACCCTGTGGAGCAGTATGGGTGTCGGATTCCTGGCCATGCTGGCAGGGCTGCTGGACATTAACCCTGAGTTATACGAAGCCGGTGCCCTTGACGGCATTAGTAATCGCTGGCAAGAGATTTTCTACATTACCATCCCTTCGATGAAACCACAGATGCTGTTTGGGGCAGTAATGGCGATTGTCGGCACCTTTCAAGCCGGAGCAATTGGTGTTGCGCTGTCTGGCAGCAACCCCACACCGCAATACGCCGGTCAACTGATTGTCAATCACATCGAAGACTACGGCTTTCTGCGCTACGAAATGGGCTACGCTGCGGCGGTTTCGGTCGTTCTGCTCTTGATGGTATTGCTCTTCAATCGTCTGGCCAACAAACTGTTCCGAGAGGACTAA
- a CDS encoding carbohydrate ABC transporter permease, protein MRRKRWFNYSMRDSGINPRGFHPSQIKFYLVLVPLSIVMLLPIVFIFSHAFKPPEELFAYPPRFFVVRPTLKNFTDLFARLSTSEVPVSRYLFNSIMVTLITVLASLAVGSTAAFALSKKRFRLKETLFAINTVALMFVPVAVTIPRFLIIQQLGLLNTFWVHILPVLAMPVGLFLLKQFIDALPNEMIEAAQIDGASDWQIYWHIILPLTRPALATIAILAFQASWNNVDTSAMYINDENLKTFAFYLSTLTSTTAGANIVAGQGMAAAASLIIFLPNLIIFILLQSQVMSTMSHSGLK, encoded by the coding sequence ATGAGGCGTAAACGCTGGTTCAACTACAGCATGCGCGATAGCGGCATCAATCCACGCGGTTTTCATCCCAGCCAGATCAAGTTCTATCTGGTGCTGGTACCGTTGTCGATTGTTATGCTCCTCCCCATCGTCTTTATCTTTTCCCATGCCTTCAAACCGCCAGAGGAGCTATTTGCCTATCCACCACGCTTCTTTGTGGTCAGACCAACCCTCAAGAATTTTACCGATCTCTTCGCCCGGCTATCGACCTCTGAGGTACCGGTCAGCCGTTATCTGTTCAACAGCATCATGGTCACCCTGATCACCGTGCTGGCCTCGCTGGCCGTCGGCTCAACAGCGGCGTTTGCGCTCTCGAAGAAGCGGTTTCGGCTGAAGGAGACCCTCTTTGCCATTAATACCGTTGCGCTGATGTTTGTTCCAGTTGCGGTTACCATTCCCCGCTTTCTCATCATTCAGCAGCTTGGCCTCTTAAATACGTTTTGGGTGCATATTTTGCCTGTCCTGGCGATGCCGGTGGGCCTGTTTCTCTTGAAACAGTTTATTGATGCGCTACCAAACGAAATGATTGAAGCAGCTCAAATCGACGGTGCCAGCGATTGGCAAATTTACTGGCATATCATTCTCCCGCTGACCCGACCGGCACTGGCAACCATTGCCATTCTGGCCTTCCAGGCCTCGTGGAACAACGTTGACACCTCAGCCATGTATATCAACGATGAGAATCTCAAGACCTTTGCCTTTTATCTCTCTACCCTCACTTCAACAACGGCAGGCGCAAATATTGTGGCCGGTCAAGGCATGGCGGCGGCGGCTTCGTTAATCATCTTTCTTCCCAACCTGATTATCTTCATCCTCCTGCAAAGCCAGGTGATGAGCACCATGTCGCATTCAGGATTGAAGTGA